A stretch of Brassica napus cultivar Da-Ae chromosome C6, Da-Ae, whole genome shotgun sequence DNA encodes these proteins:
- the LOC106403346 gene encoding uncharacterized protein LOC106403346 yields the protein MGTDSFSWTVEGDSCSTYSSSKTWEVLRPRGTTQASAKHIWFSGATPKHAFHMWVTNLNRLPTRDRLSAWGMQVPLSCCICSLHPESRDHIMLSCPYSLTLWSEVARRLRCVVPNFGDWLRLFIELTLLYTVWQQRNNMFFNQTLSPPLVAFKDINMQVVNSITALRTRKNFRALMQLWLI from the exons ATGGGTACAGACAGTTTCAGCTGGACGGTCGAAGGTGATTCCTGCAGCACCTACTCTTCCTCTAAAACTTGGGAGGTCCTTAGACCAAGAGGAACAACACAAGCCAGCGCTAAGCACATCTGGTTTAGTGGGGCAACTCCGAAGCATGCTTTTCACATGTGGGTTACTAATTTAAATCGGCTTCCAACGAGAGACAGGTTGTCTGCTTGGGGTATGCAAGTCCCTCTCAGTTGCTGCATCTGCTCTCTTCACCCAGAATCTAGAGACCATATCATGCTCTCTTGTCCTTATTCTTTGACTTTGTGGTCTGAGGTTGCTCGCAGGCTCCGTTGCGTTGTGCCTAACTTCGGCGACTGGCTGCGCTTATTCATTGAGCTT ACTCTTCTCTACACGGTCTGGCAGCAGCGCAACAATATGTTCTTTAACCAGACTTTGTCTCCCCCGCTTGTGGCGTTTAAAGACATCAACATGCAGGTTGTTAACTCCATCACAGCATTGCGGACTAGGAAGAACTTCAGAGCCCTCATGCAGCTTTGGTTAATCTGA
- the LOC106402733 gene encoding probable peroxygenase 4, whose product MASSESTEVKFVPEEDNFLQRHVAFFDRNKDGIVYPSETYQGFRAIGCGYLLSAFASLFINMGLSSKTRPGKGFSLSFPIEVKNIHLAKHGSDSGVYDKDGRFVESKFEEIFAKHSHTHPDALTGKELQELLDSNKEANDRKGAIAAYTEWKILHYLCKDKNGLLHKDTVRAVYDGSLFEKLEKQTASKKHP is encoded by the exons ATGGCTTCTTCTGAATCCACTG AAGTGAAATTTGTGCCAGAAGAAGATAATTTCTTGCAGAGACATGTCGCCTTCTTCGACAGGAACAAAGATGGCATCGTTTATCCCTCGGAGACTTATCAAG GGTTTAGAGCAATAGGATGTGGATATCTCTTGTCTGCATTCGCTTCTTTGTTCATCAACATGGGTCTTAGCAGCAAAACTCGACCG GGAAAAGGTTTCTCACTCTCTTTTCCTATAGAGGTTAAGAATATCCACCTTGCCAAACATGGCAGCGATTCAGGCGTTTACGACAAGGATGGAAG GTTTGTGGAATCGAAGTTCGAGGAGATATTCGCGAAGCATTCACATACACATCCCGATGCTTTGACGGGCAAAGAACTCCAAGAACTCCTCGACTCAAACAAAGAAGCTAATGATCGTAAAGGAGC GATTGCTGCTTATACGGAGTGGAAAATCTTGCATTATCTATGCAAAGACAAGAACGGTTTGTTGCACAAAGATACAGTGAGAGCTGTCTACGATGGTTCTCTTTTCGAGAAACTCGAGAAACAAACAGCTTCTAAGAAACATCCATGA
- the LOC125589087 gene encoding plasmodesmata-located protein 5-like isoform X2 has product MSLFRSKMFKTKMTIFCFFLTALILMVPTSSTATDNPTYSASTDTFIYANCSQARFSPGSAYETNLKSLLSSLVNSTVLNRYNNLTVPFGSGVKPEPDVTVYGLFQCSVDLDPTSCSSCVSRAIALVGNTCPNSYSVFLQMQNCLVRYDKSSFFGVQDKTVMLKTCGQPMGFYDQDALTRVNDVIGSLGSGSEPDRTRVNGDVRGMAQCTEDLSPAQCQDCLTDAIGRLRSDCLMAQGGYVYLSKCYARFSFGGSHARGEKYDKDDDDNNIGKTLVIIIGIITLVILLVVLLAFLGKKLRKLQDDKCCR; this is encoded by the exons ATGTCACTATTCAGATCAAAAATGTTCAAAACAAAGATGACCATTTTCTGTTTCTTTCTCACCGCCCTCATCCTTATGGTCCCAACTTCATCCACCGCCACAGACAACCCAACTTACTCCGCCTCCACAGACACGTTCATATATGCAAATTGTTCGCAGGCCAGATTCTCTCCTGGCTCCGCATACGAGACCAACCTCAAGTCCCTTCTATCTTCCCTCGTCAACTCCACCGTCCTCAACCGCTACAACAACCTCACTGTTCCCTTCGGTAGTGGAGTAAAACCTGAACCGGACGTTACTGTATATGGTCTTTTCCAGTGCAGCGTTGACCTAGACCCAACTTCTTGCTCATCGTGCGTATCACGCGCCATCGCGCTGGTCGGAAACACGTGTCCCAACTCGTACTCCGTGTTCTTGCAGATGCAAAATTGTCTGGTCCGGTACGACAAGAGCTCCTTCTTTGGCGTTCAGGACAAAACGGTGATGCTTAAGACGTGTGGACAGCCGATGGGATTTTATGACCAGGATGCGTTGACCAGAGTCAATGACGTCATCGGTTCTTTAGGTTCTGGGAGTGAACCGGATAGGACTAGAGTGAACGGGGATGTTCGGGGTATGGCTCAGTGCACAGAGGATCTAAGTCCAGCACAGTGTCAGGATTGCTTGACCGATGCAATCGGACGGCTCAGATCTGATTGCTTAATGGCCCAGGGAGGGTACGTCTACTTGTCCAAGTGCTACGCGCGTTTCAGCTTCGGTGGTAGTCATGCAC GAGGAGAGAAATATGATAAGGATGATGACGACAATAATATCGGGAAAACATTGGTGATAATAATAGGAATCATCACGTTAGTCATCTTACTCGTTGTGTTACTCGCTTTTCTTGGAAAGAAACTCAGAAAATTACAAG ATGATAAATGTTGTAGATGA
- the LOC125589087 gene encoding plasmodesmata-located protein 5-like isoform X1: MSLFRSKMFKTKMTIFCFFLTALILMVPTSSTATDNPTYSASTDTFIYANCSQARFSPGSAYETNLKSLLSSLVNSTVLNRYNNLTVPFGSGVKPEPDVTVYGLFQCSVDLDPTSCSSCVSRAIALVGNTCPNSYSVFLQMQNCLVRYDKSSFFGVQDKTVMLKTCGQPMGFYDQDALTRVNDVIGSLGSGSEPDRTRVNGDVRGMAQCTEDLSPAQCQDCLTDAIGRLRSDCLMAQGGYVYLSKCYARFSFGGSHARQTPNSNFGGEKYDKDDDDNNIGKTLVIIIGIITLVILLVVLLAFLGKKLRKLQDDKCCR, encoded by the exons ATGTCACTATTCAGATCAAAAATGTTCAAAACAAAGATGACCATTTTCTGTTTCTTTCTCACCGCCCTCATCCTTATGGTCCCAACTTCATCCACCGCCACAGACAACCCAACTTACTCCGCCTCCACAGACACGTTCATATATGCAAATTGTTCGCAGGCCAGATTCTCTCCTGGCTCCGCATACGAGACCAACCTCAAGTCCCTTCTATCTTCCCTCGTCAACTCCACCGTCCTCAACCGCTACAACAACCTCACTGTTCCCTTCGGTAGTGGAGTAAAACCTGAACCGGACGTTACTGTATATGGTCTTTTCCAGTGCAGCGTTGACCTAGACCCAACTTCTTGCTCATCGTGCGTATCACGCGCCATCGCGCTGGTCGGAAACACGTGTCCCAACTCGTACTCCGTGTTCTTGCAGATGCAAAATTGTCTGGTCCGGTACGACAAGAGCTCCTTCTTTGGCGTTCAGGACAAAACGGTGATGCTTAAGACGTGTGGACAGCCGATGGGATTTTATGACCAGGATGCGTTGACCAGAGTCAATGACGTCATCGGTTCTTTAGGTTCTGGGAGTGAACCGGATAGGACTAGAGTGAACGGGGATGTTCGGGGTATGGCTCAGTGCACAGAGGATCTAAGTCCAGCACAGTGTCAGGATTGCTTGACCGATGCAATCGGACGGCTCAGATCTGATTGCTTAATGGCCCAGGGAGGGTACGTCTACTTGTCCAAGTGCTACGCGCGTTTCAGCTTCGGTGGTAGTCATGCACGTCAGACCCCAAACTCAAACTTTG GAGGAGAGAAATATGATAAGGATGATGACGACAATAATATCGGGAAAACATTGGTGATAATAATAGGAATCATCACGTTAGTCATCTTACTCGTTGTGTTACTCGCTTTTCTTGGAAAGAAACTCAGAAAATTACAAG ATGATAAATGTTGTAGATGA